Within Sorangiineae bacterium MSr11367, the genomic segment ACGCCCACAGCACCTTCACGGCGAAACCAGCCCGCGCCGTTCGCGTACTTCGATGAGGAGGTACGTTCGCGCGGAGGAACGCCCGCATTCGAACCGAAGAGAAGAAGAGACAGCAGCATGGAAACGACGAACACCCGCCACAATGAAAGAAGCTCCATCGTGGCGTTCGTCCGTCGAGCTTTTGGCGGCGCGCGCGCAGCGGCCCCCGTCGAAATCGTCATCAACGACCTCGACCAATTGCCCAATCGCTGGGCCCGCAGCGCCCCCTACGAGATGTCGGCCCTCGGCTGGCGTTACGGGTGAACCATCCGACGGCCACCCCGCACGGAGGCGGCCAACCGTTAGCCGCCGACCTGATTGGCGGCATCTCGAGCGCGCGACATGTATTGCTGGTATGCGCCGTTGTTGTACGTGGTCCACGGCGTCCAATTGGTTCCCCCCGACGAGATGTTGTACGCCGCCGCGGCGCAGCCGGCAGGATCGAACGCTTGGTCGTCGGATACTTCGGAATGCCAATACGAGTTAATCTGCCATACGCCGCGATCGCGGCTGCAATCGGTGTTGATGAGCACCGCGCGCGTCCAGCCTTGGCTCTCGGCCAATGCGACGGCGATGGAAATCACGAGTCCATCACCGTGGAGTCCTGCATTTCGCGCATACTGGGCAATTTGGACATCGGACAAATGCGTGCCGTCGAGGGTGCTCTGTTGCGTGCATTCCACCGCACGAGGGTCGGGCGCGACAGCAGAGTTGGGGCCGCGTGTGCCCGCGGAAGCCGCGGGCGCGAGAAACAACGACGTCGCGAGAAGACAGAACGCGGGCACGGTGACGCGAGATGCCGTACGGCGAATGGTTTTATTCATGGTGATCACTCCTCTCGCCGCGCGACACTGCAGTGCGCATGCCGTTCGCCATTACGCAATGACACGCAAATAGCGGCTTACAGGGCGGTAACGTGATCACGACGATCGCGTTTGGATGATCCGCATGATCATGCTTCGAGGTCGCCGGCCTGCGGAGCAATGCGAATCTACGCCACGGTGATGGCGCGAAGGGTCCATCGTAGGGATGTGGCCCGATCCATGCCCGATCCATGCGAGGGCGGTGGACTTTGGGCGAGAGCGGCCCTACCGACGGGTTAGAGCCCACGCTTCGTGAAACGCGGGCCCAGACCATGTGGCGACGCATCTTTCCGGATTGGCGTGGACTCCCGACGGCATTTTGGCTCGTCTGTGCAGGCACGTTCGTCAATAAGTTCGGAACGTTCGTTCTACCTTTTCTATCGATTTACCTCACCCAGCGCAGGCAATTTTCTCCGCAAGAGGCGGGGATCGTCGCCTCGTTCTTTGGCATAGGCTCCTTCGCGGCCGGGCCACTGGGTGGCACGCTGGCAGATCGCATCGGGCGGCGGCGAACCATCATCGCCAGCTTGGGATTCAGTGCCATCGCCATCATGCTGCTGCCTCTGGCGCAAACGCTCCCCCACTTCGCGGCCGGCGCCTTCGTCCTGGGCATGACGGGCGACATGTATCGACCTGCGGTCAGCGCGCTGGTGGCCGACGTGGTGGCCCCCGAAGCTCGACCTCGCGCCTATGCATTCCTTTATTGGGCCGTGAACCTCGGCGTTGCCTGCGGAGTGCCGCTTGCGGGCGCGCTTGCCACGTTCAGCCCGCGATGGCTCTTTCTGGCAGACGGTGCCGCGAGCCTCGTGTTCGTGGCCATCATTTGGGCCGGCGTGCGGGAAACGCGTCCGGCCGAACGCACCGAGGTCGAGGTGCGCGTCTCCAGCCCGACCGTCCTGGGCGATCCCCTGTTTCTTGGCTTCGTCCTTCTGATGTTTCCACTGGCCTTCGTCTTCACGCAGCACCAGACGAATCTGCCCATCGATATGGGCAACCACGGATTGAGCGCGCGGCAATACGGTTTGCTCATCGCCATCAACCCCGCACTGATCGTGGTGTTGCAGCCGACGATGGGGCAGGTTACCCGAGCATTCAACCGCCTCGGGGTTTTGGCCGTCGGTGCTATTTTGATGGCCATTGGCTTTGGCATCAATGCCTTTGCCACCACCATTCCAATTTATGCCATCTCGGTCGCCATCTGGAGTTTCGGCGAAATGTTCGCCCTGCCAGTTGCTACCTCCGTGATCTCCGATCTGGCCCCGAGCGCGGCGCGCGGAAACTACCTTGGCATCTACCAAGGCGTGTGGGGCGCTGCGAACATGACGGCGCCCGCGTGCGGTGCGTTCCTTCTTCAGCGACATGGCGGGAGCACGCTCTGGTCCACGTGCTTTTTCCTCTGTGCCGGGGCGGCTGCGGGCTTTTACGCGCTGACCTCATCGATGAAGCGCCGATTGGACGCTGACATGCCCATCCGTACATCCCGCAGCGCCTCGCCTTCCACGAGCGAGGCTTGCGCAACCGACACGGATTAGCCATTTCCGAGTGCCTCACCGCCGCGCGGTCGGGGCTGAATCGACGAAGTCGCACTCCAGTGCTTGTGAACGCGGCTCGCCAACCAGCCCGCGAGGGATCCCACCGCCGCGGCCATTCCCAGCTTGGCAAAAGCCTCCCCCGAAGGCGGAAGGTGCGAGGCAAAGTACGAGACCAAGCCTAGAAAGAATCCGAGCAGGTTGTTGAAGATCGGCACCAGCCGCAACGACACGACCACCATCGCCACGAAAAAGACCACCACGGTGACCGTCCACGCCCCCAAGTACGGACCGAGCGCGTGGAGTCCCACGGCAGCGCCCATCCCACATGCCAAGCCCACGAGCACGCAGGCGAAGTTGATCGCGCCGTGCCGGAAATCGACCCCCCGCGTAAAGAACGCGATCCAACCGATGAACATGGCCCACACCGGCAGACCGAGAAGCACGAAGCTCACCGTCGCCGCCGCCGAAGCGACCAGCGATTCGCCGAGGGTGATCTTCCATTGAGCGATATTTTTCACGAGATTCTCCCTTTGTCCTGCGTCCACGGCGTTCGTCCGCGTCGCAAGGGAGAAAATGCGCCCGCAAACGGCATGCGGCCAATGCATAGTGTCAATATCGAACATGCGTGCGACGCAATTGCGCCCCGCGGGTCAGCGCGAACGACGGGCGCGCTGTTCCGACGGCTCATCGTGCTCGAGCTCGTCCAAAAGGTCTTCCCGGACGTCGACGCGCTTGCGCGGGTCCTTCGCGCCCGAATCGGCAACGCGCGTTCGGCCATCCCGCATCTCGCGCGAAAGGTGCGTCAGCAACCGGTCGACGCCATGGTCGAGAGCCGCATTGAGCTCTTTGGCGGTCTTCTCGCGTCGCTGCTTGCGCGCCTGCTGCTCGTTTCGTTTGTGTTCGCGCGCCAGCGCTTTGGGCGAGACCTCCTTCGAGAAGGCAGACCGCGCATGGAAAAACATGCCGAGGCCCCACCCGAGGAGCGGAAAGAGGAACCAAAGGACGTCCGGCGTCGTGAGCATGTTGATGGCCGCGAGAAACGCGTTCACCGCGATGAAGGGCCACATGTGGGCTGCGAACCCTTTGCGCCGGCGCGCCAAAATCGCCTCCCGCGCCTGCTGCTCACCGCGCGCATCGTCGAGCTCCAGCGCCGCCGTCTCGATGGCCTCGCGCGAAATGCCTACCTCGGCGGCCGCAGCCAGAAGCTCGTCGTGCCCGACGCCTTGCTTGTCGTCCCTCTTGAGCGCCATCTCCAGGATGGTGCGAACCTCTTCGTCCGAGTAGCGCCGCTGCGTCATTCCTGGAGCAGCATAGCCGAACCCGGGCGCGACACGACCGCTACCGACACAGCCGCCTGAGGTCGCCCTTCCAGGGCTGGAAATCCCTGCTTAGTTGTCGCGCGTCGCGAGGCTACAGAGCTGAGCGTTGTTCGATTGCCAGGCCACGCACGCCTTGTCGTTGCCCTCGTTGGCCGTTTTGACGCACTCGGCGTACGCCGTGCCGCCGTCGTTGCATTTCGTATCGCAATACGTACGCAATTCATTGCACTCGCGTCCCGGCTGGGGAGCAGGGCCGGCGTCCGTGATTTTTCCCGCGTCGTTGGTCGCAGGAGGACCGCCATTTTTCTGGTCGTCATCGCTTTCCTCGCCCGTGCATTGACCACCTTGGGACACGGCGGCGTTTTTCCCGCAGGTAAAGGAGACACCGTTCAAACAGGTATTCGTGCCACACGAAAGCGTGCGCTTTGCACCATTGTACGAGATATCGCACGAGCAATTCGAAGTATCGGAACCGCTCTCGGACGACGAGCTGCATGCAATGATGGCCGAAGCTCCACAGGCCACGAAGAACCAACGAGCGAAAGACATGTACAAATCTCCAGAATGCCCCCGATTCGCGAAGGCGAACATCGAGGATGCGTTATTAGGCGAAGCCATGCATACGCCGTGGATGGCTCATACGCTAGAGTGAACACGAAGTTCACACGGCGCGCCGCGCGTAATCATGAATGTTCATAACGAATCAAACATTCACGCGAATCGCCCGATGGCGCAACACACCCATTTGGTCGATTCATTCAAGGCCGTTCGAGAAACTGCGGCAAGCCGTCGTTCAACGAAAGCCATGGGACTTTGCTCGAGGTGAAGATGTGCATCGTCGGGGGAAGCCGCCCCGGTTCATCGAGGGTCGCGAGCGCGACGGCGAGAAACTCGTGATCACGCTGCGCGAACACCGACGTACCGCACGATGCGCAGAAGCGGCGAAGAAGGCCGGCCGACGAGGCAAAGGCCGACGTTTGTCCTTGGACCGAAACCGCTGCGATGGGAAAGAGTGCGCGCGCGAAGAAGGGCGCGCCCGTGGCCCGTTGGCAGATGCGGCAGTGGCAGACGCGCACGTTCACCGGCGATCCGTTGGCCACGTAGCGGATGGCACCACAAAGACAGCGGCCCGTGTGCGGCGGCGGCGATTCCGATTCGGGCTGCATATCTGTCGGTTCCACGCGTGAAAGTCTACTACGTGCCCATGTCAGCTGGTGTCATTTGCGGGCCGAGCGTCGCCGCCGCAAAAGAACCGAATGAACACGCGAGGACGTTGCGAGTTGGTGCTGTTGGCCAGCGTCGTCATCGGTATTGCGACGTCGCTCGGAAGCGCCGCGTGCTACCACGGCATCGGAGGGAGCTCGTGCGACAGTTATGAAGAGGCCGACGGAAAGCGTGATTCTCGCCAGAGCGTCGATGGGACCTTCGTGCGGACATTCGACGATGGGACCCGCCGTGACTTCTTGGATGGGATCGTCCAGCTCCGGAGGCAGGACATTCGGACCCCCTCCGCCATTTGGCTGAGCGCACCAATCGCGCGACCGGACGCCGGAGCTCCGCCCTGGGATGGCGGCGCCGATCCTCATCGTCCCACCATAGGCATCACCACGGTCATGCGGCTGCGGCGTACAAGGAATGCGTGCAGCGGCGACACATGCCCCATCGAGATCGACGTCCTCACCTGCCCTTCGCCGCGGCAGTGGATGAAGGAAGCCCCTTCATCGCCCGATCATGACGTGGCCCCCACCTGTTGGGACACCTCCGGCGCCACGTCCGCCCCGCGTTCATGGACCACCTCCGGAACGATGCACTCGGCAAAACCGAGGGAACGGCGCGAGACGGGCTCTTTCAATGTAAGCACCGCCGTGACGGTGGATATCCCGAAGGAAGGCAACGCGAAACTCTACGGTCACGCCACAATCACCGTCCAAGACTCGCGTGAATGCATGTAATAAAGCGAGGCGGCGGATCCGGAGTTCCGCCGTCGCGAGCAAAGTTCGTTTAGCGCGGGGCCGAGGGGAATAGGGTGCGCTTGAAGTTGTCCGTGTCGAAGTATTCGGCGACCTGGGTCACCTTGCCGTCTTTTACGGTGAGGATGGCCACCATGGGGTTGCGGAAGGGGCGGCCGTCTTTCGTCGTGGAGCTCGAGACGCATTCCACCACGGCGTGCTCGTCCTCGGTGATCATGCGCGACACCTCGGTCACATACGGCGCGGCCATGTCCAACAGGGACATCATGGGCTGAAAGAATCCGGCAACGACTTGGTCGCGCCCGGAAAAGACGCCCGCGAGCGGATGATCGCCTAGAATTCGGTACTCGATATCGTCGGCGGCGAGCGCGAGGACCGTGGCGAGGTCCTTTTCCCCGAGCGCCTTCAGATATCGAAGTACCGTTTCTCGCGTGTCGTTCGTATTGGATGATGCCATGGTCATGCCTCGCTTGCGGTCTGAAGTTTGAACGCGGTGTTGATGGGCGGCAGCGTTCCGGCGCGTTCGAACGTCTCCCAGAGCTTGCCCTTCGGTGTGAGCTTCAAGAACGCCGTGCGCAGCAGAATGAGCAAGGGATTCTCGATTTGCTCCACCACGCCCAGCTTGCGCGACGTGTCGACCATCCACCGCGTTCGTTCGCGGCGCTGGTCCTCGTATTGACGCAAACCGCGGACCGGATCCGGCGCCGTGGCCAACGTCGAGGCCAGCACCACCGCGTCCTCGATGGAGCTGCTTCCACCCTGAGCAAGACTCGTCAGCATGGGATGCGCAGCGTCGCCCAGCAAGGTCACCGGCCCCTCGCCCCAGCGCTCGATGAACGGCCGATCCTGCGACGGCACCGTCACGATGTCTTCCGCCGGCGTGATCTCGATGAGTTCCCGCGTCTCGGGCGCCCAGCCCTCGAAGGCGCGGGCCAGCTCCCGTTTGCCGCCTTTCCAATTGCGAGCCTGCTGCTCCGGCATGGTCTGCGTGCCCCACCAATACGCGCGCCCCTGCCCGATGTCGTGCAGGCCGAAGCGCTTGCCCGTACCCCAGTATTGACCGCTCCACCCCGGCGTCATGCGCGGATGCTTGAACGGCACCGTGGCCAGCCAGCAGAGAAATCCACCGTAACGCGTCGGGCTCGCCCCGTGGAGCTGGCTGCGAATCGTCGAGTTGATGCCGTCCGCGCCAATGAGGATGTCGCCGCGGGTCTCGCGCCCGTCTTTGAACTTCACGCGAACACCCTTACCATCACGCTCGAACTTCGAGGCCACCGCACCGAGGTGGATGGGCGTGCCCTTCGACGCCTCCAGGAACCCAGCCTGGAGATCGCCACGGTGGATGCACACGGTCTTCGCGCCCGGTTGCGATTTGAAGATATCCGACGCGCGCGAAGTTACGATGGTCTGGCCTTTGGGGTTGAGGATTTCCGCAGTCTCCCCCACGGCACCGCGGATCGTGCCCAGGCCGAGATCGATGCCAAGTAGCTGGAGGGCAGCCACCGCATTGCTAATGACGGAAATGCCCGTCCCCATGGCTTTGAGCTCGGGGGCCTGCTCCCAAACTTCAACGTCGATTCCCACGCGTCGGAGGGAGACGGCGGCTGCCAACCCGCCGATTCCGGCGCCCACGATGATGGCTTTGGTGTTTCCCATTTGTTCTGCCCGATCTTTTCGATGATTGCTGCGGTAAGGTGTTCAACGTGCGGCTCGGCCATCATGGTCAGATGGTCGCCCGGAATTTCGACGACTTCGAGTTTTGCCGTGGTGCGCTCCGTCCAACCGTTGGCCGGGTCGCGGTACATGGATCCTGCACTATCGTGCATGGGGCGCAGCACCTCGGGCAGCGGACGCGCCGCGCGAAGGAGCGTGATGTCACGATCCAACACGCCCGGACGGTAATCGAGCGCGGCCCGAGAGTTGGCCTTGTACACTTCGAACAGACGGCGCGCCGTGGCCCCCGAGCTACCGCCGGGAAGGACGCCGAGCTTGATCGCCTGACGCGCGATGAACTCGAACTTCTCCTCCAAGGTCAGCAGGTTCGACGGAATGGCCTCCATCGGCGCGCTCGCTCCGCGTTCGAGCCAGAGAAGCTCCCAGAAGAACCAGCCAAGCACGAACTCGTCGGCGGCGCGCATTCGCTCGTCCGGGCTCAAGGCGACGGTGTCGATGATGATCAGCTGGGAAATATCCTCGCCGGCCTCGCGCAGTTGACGCGCCATCTCGAAGGCGACGAACCCGCCGAACGACCAGCCGCCAATCGCATACGGCCCGACTGGCTGCACGCGCCGGATGGCCGCGAGGTAATTCGTGGCGAGTTCGGAGACGCTTTCGATGGGGACACCGCCGGCGTCCGCGCCCGCGGCCTGCAGCGCGTACAGAGGCTGGTCGTCCGGCAAGTGGCGCGCCAGCGGGAGGTAGCAAAGCACATTGCCTCCCATGGGGTGCACGAGGAACAGCGGCGGACGCGTTCCCTCGGGTCGAAGGCTCACGAGCGGGTCGAACTCGGCCATCGCTCCATCGCGACGGAGGTGGTCTGCGAGCGCGGCCGCCGTCCGCGCCTTCAACAGATGCGACAGCGGGACGTGCGCACCGAAGCGCTGCTCGATCATCATGACGAGCCGCATCGCGGTGAGCGAGGTTCCGCCGAGCTCGAACATATCGTCCTCCACCCCGACGTCCGAACGCTGCAGCAGATCGGCGAGAGTCTCCACGAGCACGCGCTCGTAGACGTCGGCCGGCGCGCGACCATTCGAGCTCGCAGCAGGCTTCTGCGCGAGGGGCCGCTTGCGAAGCGCCTCGTTGTCGCGCTTTCCGCTGGGCGTGCGCGGAAGGCTCTCGATCCATTCCAGGTGCGCGGGCACCATGTGCTTCGGCAGCACGTTCCGGAGCCGCTCGGTGATCGCTTCGAGCGGAACCTCGTCGGGCTCTCCCACGAGGTACGCGGCGAGGAAGGCATCTCCGTCGCGGCGGCGGGTCACGACCACGGCGGCCTCGCGCAAGCCCGGGTAGTCGGCGCCCAGGTCCGTGATGACGCGCTCCACCTCCGCAGGCTCCACGCGGAAGCCCCGCACCTTGACCTGATCGTCAGCGCGGCCGAGGCAGACGATGGCCCCGCTGGGCAGCAGCATGCCGAGGTCACCTGTGCGGTAAAGTCGATCGCCCTCTGCGCCGAAGGGATGCGCGCGGAAGCGTTCCTCGGTGAGATCGGGCCGGCCCAAGTAGCCATCGGCGAGGCAGCGTCCCCCCACGTAAATCTCGCCGCGGACCCCCGGAGGTACGGGGCGAAGCTGCGCGTCGAGCACGTGCACTTCCGCACCATCGATGGGCGAACCAATCGGCGGCAGCACGGGGAACGCCTCCGGATCGCCCGTCATGGCGAAGCTGGTCACCACGTGGGTCTCGGTCGGGCCATACTGATTCTCGAGGATCGCGCCTTCACAGAGCCGGCGGATCGCGCTGCTGACCCGCAGCTGCTCACCCGACGAGATCACGACGCGCAGGCCGCGGGGCCGGATGTCGAGCGCGCTCGCCATCTCCGCGAGCTGATGCAACGCCACGTACGGCATGAAGATCCGTTCGACCTCGTTTCGATCCAAGAGCTGCAGCAGTGCACGCATGTCGTGCCGCTCCTCCTCGGACACGAGCTGCAAGGCCCCACCCGAGCAGAGCGTCGCGTAGATCTCTTGGAAGGAGACGTCGAAGCTGAGTGGCGCATACTGCAAGGTCACGCCGCCCGTCGCCGCCGTGTCGATGCGATTTTGCCACCGGACCAAGTTGGAGAGCGCGCGATGCGGCATCACCACGCCCTTGGGCGTTCCCGTGGAGCCGGAGGTGAACAAGACGTACGCGGGGCTGGCAAGCGGGATCTCCGGCAGCAGCCCCGCCGAGCCCTCGTGCGCCCCGACGAGATCCTCGCGCCGGAGGATCCGGAAGGGGCGGGCTTGCTCGACCATCGCATCGAGACGCGCTTTGGGGTAGCTCGGGTCGAGCGGCACGCACGCCCCGCCGGCCTTGGCGATGCCGAGTACCGCCGCGATCATCTCGGGCGAACGCTCGACGGAGAGGCCGATGGTCATCGCGCCGGGAGTGCCGCCCGCGTCGAGCAGTCGACGCGCGATCCCATTGGCCGCGCGATCGAGCTCGCGGTACGTCCAGCGCGTGTCGCCGAAACGCACGGCGATGGCCTCCGGCGTGCGCGCAACCTGCATCTCGAATTGTCGCACCACATCGATCGCAAAAAGGGGCGCGAAGTCCGGCGCCTCGTGCGGATGCTCGAGCATGCGCCGGAGGATGCGCACGTACGCTTCGCCAAAGAGTCCCACCTGGTCTGCACTGAGGGCGTTGCGGCGCGCGTCGATGCGGAGCCGCATGCGGCCATCGTCGACGTTGGTGATCGCGTTCACCAGCAGCGCGAGATTCGTTTCCTCCCAGGACTCGAACCGGCGCAGCGCCACGCCGGGGAGCTCCAACACCGCGGAAAGCACGTGAAAGTGCACGTAGTTGAACGCGGTATCGAGCACGTCGCTCGCGGTATCGGCCTGGATCGCGCTCAGTGGATAGCGCCGGTGCGCGTGCCCTTCCTGCTCCTGGCGGAAGGTCTCGCGCACCGCTTCGAGCCAACTCGACGCGCCCGAGCCAAGACGCACGGGCACCGTGTTGAGGAAGAGCCCGGCCATGCGATCGGCCCCCTCGCGCTCGGGGCGGCCGTGCGTGATCAGCCCGGTGGTGATGTCGTCCGTCCCCGAAAAGAGACGCAAGGTCTGGCAGTACACCGCAAAGAGCACCGACTTGACGGGGATGGCATGCGCACGCGCAAAGTCGCGCACCATCACCTCGAGACCGTCGGGAAAGGCGATGTGCCGGATCACCGCGTCGCCCTCACCCGGCGGCTCGTACGAGCCGAACGGTGGAATCTCGAGCAGCGAGGCCCCTTCGAGCTTGCGGAGCCAGTACGCACGCGATTCCTCCGACTCGAGCGCGCGCCGCTCCTCGCGGGCGTGATGCGCGGGTGACGGCGGCGGCTTCTCGCCCACGGCATCGATGCCGCGTCCAATGGCGTGCAGGTAATCCTGAAGGAGCTCGCGCAGGAGGTTCGCGATGCTTCCACCGTCCAGAATGGCGTGGTGAAAGCTGAACACGAGCTCCACCACCTCGGGCCGCACGTGAACGCGGAAAAGGTAGAGCGGCGCCTGATCGAACCGATACGGATGGAAGCGGCGCTCGTCGATGTGGCGGCGTATCTCGGCCTCTGCGTCCGCCTCGCGCCACGCACGCAGATCGGCAATGGTCATCCCGCCATGCACGGCACGCCGAACGAGCTGCAGCGGTTCCGCGTGGCCTCCCAGCGCGAACGAGGTGCGCAGCGCCGGGTGACGCGCCACCAGCTTGTCGAAGGCCTGGCGAAAGGGAGCCTCCTCCCAGGGCAGGGTCAACGTGTATCGGAAGACATCTTGGTAGACCGCCGAGCGCGGGTGCTGGCGGCTGTGATAGAGCATCCCGAGCTGCAAACGCGTGACGGGGTACGCATCCTCGCAGTCTTCGAGCTGCGCCCGATCGACGCGCGAAACGAGCTTGAACGGCTCGAGTGCCTCGTCCGCGGCCTCACGCGACATCGCGCGGGCCGCCAGCTGCGCCACCGTGGGATGGCGCACGAGATCGGTCAGCGAAAAATGCACGCCGCGCCCTGCGGCCTGCGCCCGAACGCGGAGCGCCAGGATCGAATCGCCGCCGAGCGCGTGGTAGTCATCGTGCACGCCCACGCGTTCCACGCCGAGCACCTCGGCCCATACCGCCGCGATCGCGGCCTCCAACTCGTTGCGCGACGCCTCGTACGGACGCGGCGCTTCCGCGGGGGAGAACGCCGCGAGCGCCTTGCGATCGGCCTTGCCGTTCGGCGTGAGCGGAATGCGCTCGATGCGGAGGAACCGCGCGGGGATCATGTATTCGGGCAAGGTCACGCCGAGATCGGCGCGAAGCGCGCCATCGTCGAGGGCCTCGTCCGATACGTAATACGCAACCAAATGCGTCCCGCGCGCCTCGGAAACGTGATCCAGCACGACGGCATCGTGAACGCCGCGCAGCTTGGCCAAGGCATTGGACACCTCGCCGAGCTCGATGCGGTTGCCGCGGATCTTCACCTGCCCATCGATCCGCCCCAGGTATTCGAGGTTGCCATCGGCGAGCCACCGCGCGAGATCGCCCGTGCGGTACATGCGTTCGCCGGTCATGAAGGGGTCGTCGCGAAACTTCTCGCGCGTCAACTCGGGCCGATCGAGGTAGCCGCGTGCCACACCAACGCCCGCGATGCAGAGCTCCCCCGGCACCCCCGGCGGCTGCAGCTTGCCGTCGGGATCGAGGACGTACAGGCGCGTATTGTCGATGGGCCGCCCGATGGGCACGCGCGCCACCGACGCATCCGTCGGACAATCGAAATACGATACGTCGACCGTGGCCTCCGTAGGCCCGTACAGATTGACGAGACGGGGCCCGCCACCGCCGAAAATGCGATTGAATTGCTCGACACGCGCCGGCGGCAAGGCCTCGCCACTGCAAAAGACGAACCGCAGCGATGCCGTCTCCGCGCGCCGTTCGGGTACGCCCTCGAGCGCATCGAGAAAGGGCCCGAACATCGACGGCACGAAGTGGATCGCGCTGACCTTTCGCGCACCGATGGCGCGCAAAATCTCGAGCGGGTCTTTTTCGGCCCCCGGCGGCAGCAAGGCCAGCGCCGCGCCTTCGATGGCCCACCAAAAGAGCTCCCACACCGAAACATCGAAGGAGATTGGCGTTTTCTGCAGGAGCACGTCACCCGACCCGAGTGGGTAGGCCGTCTGCATCCACGTCAAACGATTGATGACCGAATGATGCTCGACCATCGCGCCCTTTGGATTTCCCGTCGAGCCGGAAGTGTAAATGACATATGCGAGGTTTTTCGGCCCCGCGAGAGGC encodes:
- a CDS encoding FAD-dependent monooxygenase, whose translation is MGNTKAIIVGAGIGGLAAAVSLRRVGIDVEVWEQAPELKAMGTGISVISNAVAALQLLGIDLGLGTIRGAVGETAEILNPKGQTIVTSRASDIFKSQPGAKTVCIHRGDLQAGFLEASKGTPIHLGAVASKFERDGKGVRVKFKDGRETRGDILIGADGINSTIRSQLHGASPTRYGGFLCWLATVPFKHPRMTPGWSGQYWGTGKRFGLHDIGQGRAYWWGTQTMPEQQARNWKGGKRELARAFEGWAPETRELIEITPAEDIVTVPSQDRPFIERWGEGPVTLLGDAAHPMLTSLAQGGSSSIEDAVVLASTLATAPDPVRGLRQYEDQRRERTRWMVDTSRKLGVVEQIENPLLILLRTAFLKLTPKGKLWETFERAGTLPPINTAFKLQTASEA
- a CDS encoding nuclear transport factor 2 family protein produces the protein MASSNTNDTRETVLRYLKALGEKDLATVLALAADDIEYRILGDHPLAGVFSGRDQVVAGFFQPMMSLLDMAAPYVTEVSRMITEDEHAVVECVSSSTTKDGRPFRNPMVAILTVKDGKVTQVAEYFDTDNFKRTLFPSAPR
- a CDS encoding MFS transporter; its protein translation is MWRRIFPDWRGLPTAFWLVCAGTFVNKFGTFVLPFLSIYLTQRRQFSPQEAGIVASFFGIGSFAAGPLGGTLADRIGRRRTIIASLGFSAIAIMLLPLAQTLPHFAAGAFVLGMTGDMYRPAVSALVADVVAPEARPRAYAFLYWAVNLGVACGVPLAGALATFSPRWLFLADGAASLVFVAIIWAGVRETRPAERTEVEVRVSSPTVLGDPLFLGFVLLMFPLAFVFTQHQTNLPIDMGNHGLSARQYGLLIAINPALIVVLQPTMGQVTRAFNRLGVLAVGAILMAIGFGINAFATTIPIYAISVAIWSFGEMFALPVATSVISDLAPSAARGNYLGIYQGVWGAANMTAPACGAFLLQRHGGSTLWSTCFFLCAGAAAGFYALTSSMKRRLDADMPIRTSRSASPSTSEACATDTD
- a CDS encoding DUF1097 domain-containing protein: MKNIAQWKITLGESLVASAAATVSFVLLGLPVWAMFIGWIAFFTRGVDFRHGAINFACVLVGLACGMGAAVGLHALGPYLGAWTVTVVVFFVAMVVVSLRLVPIFNNLLGFFLGLVSYFASHLPPSGEAFAKLGMAAAVGSLAGWLASRVHKHWSATSSIQPRPRGGEALGNG
- a CDS encoding 2TM domain-containing protein produces the protein MTQRRYSDEEVRTILEMALKRDDKQGVGHDELLAAAAEVGISREAIETAALELDDARGEQQAREAILARRRKGFAAHMWPFIAVNAFLAAINMLTTPDVLWFLFPLLGWGLGMFFHARSAFSKEVSPKALAREHKRNEQQARKQRREKTAKELNAALDHGVDRLLTHLSREMRDGRTRVADSGAKDPRKRVDVREDLLDELEHDEPSEQRARRSR
- a CDS encoding GFA family protein, whose product is MEPTDMQPESESPPPHTGRCLCGAIRYVANGSPVNVRVCHCRICQRATGAPFFARALFPIAAVSVQGQTSAFASSAGLLRRFCASCGTSVFAQRDHEFLAVALATLDEPGRLPPTMHIFTSSKVPWLSLNDGLPQFLERP